ccgtgctgccaccttgtatcgttccgccatggtttaTATTAGCTTGGCATGTTATGCTCAAATTTGTCTTCATCATTCTCTTTTTCCACGCATACTCAAAACAACAGAAAATTTTGCAATTGTATTAGAAGCTCTGCTCGCGCTATGCAACTCTGATCTATGTTGGTTCACAGCGAAACTTTTGGCGATGCGTATAGCGCTGTTATGTAGCTTCCAGGGACGTTGCTTAAAAATGTATCGCAAGTTGCAAATTTCGTAAATGTATTCTTATTATCTCGATCCAAATACCTACCACAAATTATTCTCCTTTTGTTACATTGCCTCTGAGCTCTGAGCTATGACTGGGTTATAAAGTTCGCAGTACAATGAGTAGTAGTAGATCTTGagaaaagcaacaatatttaatacctaaaaaattattttcagtataTTTTAAATTAACCACCATTAAACTCCGAAAATATGCAGATTCTAAAAGCCAATACAAAACAGAATTAGAAAAAAAGTGATGTCGTTGCATAGTTTTCCAGCATAAATTATTTGGATACTTTATCGTGCACTCATTACCCTGAATAAAAACGTTGTTTTGAAAAGCAACAGCATTCTACTTTTTAAGAGTGTTCAAAATGGCGGTGTTTAAGCGAGAAACTGCTGATAACCATCACCATCTTCTATTACACTATGATCCAAACCTAATTTCCCTCTTGAGCATGAGAGCTCTGACTGTGAAAATGATATAGAGTGCACTATAAGCTCGCAGTTTGCCTACAGCGCCCTAGATATACATATCCTGCATTCAAAACAGGGCAGAGTGCTTTGAAATAAAAGTAGATTCAGACGAGATTGAAATTCAGACACACAGCTGATCTATTAGAGAGTGCTTATGTAGTAACTAAAAACTGACGAGTGTAGGCACCTTCTTACAGCAATAAGAATGCCACCAGCCTTCCTCTAACTGCAAAATGCAGATTTTTATTTTGGTCGCAATCGCGGTCCTATCCTTAAGATCTACGCTTACTAGGCGTTTGGCATAGCTGGGGAAATCGAGCAATTGGATGAGTGGAAAAGTGATATTAAAGCAACCAcgtttgtaaaaattgttaaaggaATGTCGCAACGGTTTTGTGAAGGATACGACGCTTCCTCAGTAACCTCTATCATATTGTAGTCAAATTTGAGGAACTCTAAAGGTCGGAAAACTTGTTCATGCTATTAAATTGAACAAAGTGAATACGACATTGAATGCATCAGCGTCCAACGTCTAGATACCGGtttaaaatttggtatttttatttgtttattttatttgttatttgaattGTTCAAAAGCTTGAAAGTTTCAGGCAAACGTTTGAGCAGTTAAGCAACGACCGAGTTTTAAATTAGTATCGAGCTACTCGAACTGCTGCATACATAGGTATACAGAGATCTAGTATCTAGTTATATACAAATCGATGGCAATATTCCACCATTTTGTatgtattatttaaatattttcaaacatcCCAACCCGGCAAACGTTGGTCTGCCCTAACCTTGGTTTATATGCAAGATTGTAAGGAAGTTTTTATCTCTTTCTCCCCCACTCTCCTCACATTTCCCCCTTTTTTTGCGGAAATGAATGTGGGCGCGTGAGTCATATGGGCGTCCAAAGTTCTCAACAGATCTTGGACTGGACCACGCTGCCAGGCATATCATAGATATTTGATGTTTCTTTAAGAAAATTTAGGTGGGCGAGGTAAAGGGAAAAGGATTGTAAATGGGGGAGAAAGTGTGAGTGAGAATTGTAGGGAGAGTTTGAGGGTGTGTGGTAGTGAGGTTGGGTTTGGTagtgggagtgagagtgagaGTTGGGATCGGGATTTGCATTAGGAGCGGGATTTAGAGTTAGAATAGGGTAGGAGTATGAGTTTGAGTGGGAGTGGAAGTTGGAGTGGGAATAGAAGAGGGAATGGGAGTGGGTGtgtatgtttgcatgtatgtatgtaaataaatagaaaaattatctttaacatttcaattttatttcaaataaattattagCTTACATATGAGGTACTTTTACAACAAGTATTCACAGATTGTTGGCGgccaccttggtgtgatggtagcgtgctccgcctaccacaccgtatgccctgggttcataccccgggcaaagcaacatcaaaattttaaaaataaggtttttcaattagaagaaaatttgtctaagcggggtcgccactcagcagtgtttggcaagcgctccgagtgtatttctgccatgaaaagctttcagtgaaaactcatctgccttgcagatgccgttcggtgtcggtataaaacatgtagatcccgtccggccaatttgtagggaaaatcaagagaagcacggcGCAAATTTGAAGAtcagctcggccttagatctcttcggaggttatcgcgccttacatttatttattttatttttattcacagATTGTTAGAAataaatgcatatgtacatatatatatgtaagtaaataacATTGAAAAaggaaatttctttaaattttcgcAAACGAAGCATATCAATTACAGTTTGATTGATCAGTTATTTTGAAACCCTTCAATGATATACCCTGTGTTAGAATAGCATTCTTTGCCTTTGTTATAATATCCTCAGATGGCTTGGGAGAACGAACAAGGATCCAAAGAGCTTCTGCAAAATCGTAAAAAACAATGACTTTCGTTAAGATTTAATTTTTCTAAGAATATGTTGGTCAATTAATGTCCAGGAAACCAAGAAAGTTAGACGTGATAAGCGCCTTTTTCCATAAtaacgaaaaaatttaaattgaaaattttatttaccgGCATGTAAACCTATTAAGTCCATGCAACTCCACACGACAGAATAATTTTTGTAATCAGTAGCTAAAACCCAATATTTTCCTTCCGTTTGATAAACTAAAAGACAAAGagaatcagaaaaaaaaaataacaattaaataaaaatgtatatatatgtgttaaaCGACTTTCATGCATAAAGTAAATTAGGCTTCCAATGCAATAGTCCCATCAGTCACTAGCTAGaatgagtttttgtttttttccttgTTAAATAAAACATACAGCTAATTTTTAAAGGTTTGTATAAAATTGAAAAGTGAAATCATCCACTTCCATAGGCGTGTGATTTTTTGGGTGGTCACTTTAAAAAAACAGTAGTAAGTTTTATATTTCGTTAGCTTCTTATCAACCGAGTGATTCAATTTCAAAACTTTTATAGTCAGGTTGGCAGTTATAACGGCTGTAGCCAGGTCGCCTAAGTAGCTAATGAAAAGCCATTTTGAAGCCACACAAATGATTTGGACTTACCGCAAGATATATCGGAAATGTACTACAACCAGCCCGGGCTGTTTTCTAAAATTAAGAATACTTCTTAAATATGTTTTAGCTGGAGTTGGGCATCCACACAGAAAATACGCTACAGTCTCTTTTGCAGTCACGTCTTTACAACTTTTGCAGTCGTCATTGTCCCGAATACCCATTTTTCCGCATGTTTGCTTAAAGCTCAATGACCGGTGCGAACTGTTATTAGTATATGGCTGTCGGCTCTAGATCTACCCAGTTGACTTCTTGTGTTCCTTTCATTTTAGTTCAGCAATGTATTTATTCCACTTTTGCTGAGGTTTGTTCacgtaaaaattacagattttttGTCTAATGTGGGCGGGTGCGGCAGACTGCCGGTGCACCAACTTACCCAGTGCTCTGAACTATATGTAGACTGGTGAAATTATAGCTCTTGCTAAGAGCATCCCACCACACTAAAGAGCCATACGTCAGTACTGGTCTCACCACTGCCTCATACAGCCATAACACCATCGCTGGCCTGAGACCCCATTTCTTACTTAACATTGCCTTGCAAGCGTAGAAatcgatgcaggccttccgtacctaTTTCTCGCTGCACACTTTCCAGTTGATTAAAAATCGATTGTTAGtcctagatattttgttttacttgATAGGGTTAATTGCTGGCCGTTTAGCCTTGGTAATGCAAAGCTGGTTGCTTTTTACTTCAACGTTAAGAGTAGTATAGTCAGTCTACTCCGACTTCAGCCTAAGGTCACATATCGTTTATGATTATGAGCTATAGCAGATGGTCGGGTTAGTGCCTTTttcgctttgttaccggaacgtaccatatctatatccggcaaaggaccatcaacatcgataacactctcctaaaccttcggggagtgtttttatcgttaatacaacaacaatagcaatagcAGAGGTGAGAGTACCCCATCTTTTTGTGTTTCTCTAATAAGCATATTTATTATAGATGATTATACATACACATTtcatttttaaaaaactgttctTATTTGAATAGTTATTCCCTCCTTTAaaggatttttttcttttgagtGTAATTAAAAAGAATTTACTTAAAATTGGAGTCAAAGTCGAACAAAATGTCCCATCCGTCACTATAAAAGTTTAAACTTtccaacaaacaagtaaggaagtgtaagtttgggtgaaaccgaacattacatacacatcTGTATACttgaagtgctgttgttgtttgttttgtgtgcttaacagtgtagatatctcaatatttactcaagttatcttgttaacggacagacggacggacggactgacatggctcaatcaatttttttttttcgatactaatgattttgatatatggaagtctatatctatctcgattcctttatacctgtacaaccttaTCATCATCATTTCATCATTTATTAGTTATTATTTTTAATACATTAGCacattaagattaaaatcttttattgcgcaatacaaacataaaacttatgtatatgaaaatacttatataaaaattaaaaatatgagatagACAAATCTATAAAAATGGTGTTATGCAGTTTGATCACTAAAATAGTCAAATATAAGATTTTAAATGGAATGGAGTTCCATAGCCTAACGCCGTTAACAAAGAAAAGCCTGGAAGAggttaaataattaaactttggaaGAATAAAATTAGAGGAGCGTGTGCTTTTGGAAAACGTAAGCTTATCGTACAAATAACCCGGCTTTTTGTAAACTagcaatttaaacataaaaatgcaattacgcgCTTTGATAAAATTTATTAGGTCACATCCAAGGATTTAGTTTCTCAACGTAGGTAAgtgagaaaatttctttaaaccgTGTACATATCTAGTAGCGTGGTTGAAAGCAACACTGAGTTTATGAAGGGAGACAGCATCTAAATTGCTATAAACGACCTCAAAGTAGGTTATGTAAGGTACAATAAGACACAGAATAAGCTTTTTCTTTATATCAGAAGGTACGAAAATTGATGACACCCTAAGGCACCGCAATGTATTATAGATTTTACCCACAACTTGATTGACGTGGTCTTTGCAGGACAACTTAGAGTTGATTACAAAGCCTAGATTTCGTACTTTATCAACTAACTGAATTCTTGCAGATCCGATATAAAGGTGTGGGATATCAGAAAACTGGATCTTATCCTTATAGATTGGAAGAACATATGATTTTCGAGCATTAAGGCACAGAAGGTTTGACCTAGACCACTCCATAATCGAGCGTAAGTCCGCATTCAGCTTATCTGTAAGATCCTGAACCAGGCTGATATGACTTGAAATGTATAATTGCACATCATCCGCATAAGTATGCCGTCGAGCAAAAGAGCAGacattaaaaatgtcatttataaagataCTGAAAAGAAGGGGACCCAAGACAGAGCCGTGTGGTACTCCAGACCTGGTAAACCCAGCTGTAGAGAAACTATTCCCGACTTTAACCTTTTGAGTTCGGTTGCTAAGATAGCTATTTACCAGCTTAACTGCGTTTTCATCAAAACCGAAACATTTATATTGCTTATCACAGAGAAGGATATAGTTGACAGAGTCAAATGCCTTGGAGAAATCCAAAAGACACAGAAGCGTCAAGTGACCCTGGTCAAACTCCTGACGGATGTCGTCGACAACTTTCGTGACAGCAGTCAAGCAAGAGTGAGCTTCTCTAAAACCCGATTGAAATGGACTGAGGAGATTATTGATTCGCCATAAGTATCTCAGCTACCTTAGACAGGCCAGTCAGAATACTTATGGGTTTGAATTCACAGGGCTCAGAAGCCCCAGGTTTCTTTGGGAGCGAGATAACAATTGCTTCTTTCCATGCAGCAGGGAAAGTCGAAGTAGTGAAACAGTGGTTTATGAGGTGAGTGATGCAGCGTAAGATATTAGGtaggataaatttaataaatttaagtgGAATGCCATCAGAACCTATTGCGTTTGATTTGACACCATAAACACATTTAGCTttagtacaaccaaccgttatccaatcaaagttataataccctgtgtacaagtacagcttggtttaaaaaaaaaaatcgagaacTCTTAAAACATAAAACATCTTGAGGTTTCAACCTTTATCTTGAAAGTTTGGTTGGATGGATTATCTTTAGCATTGTGAGTACGTAAACAATAAACACAAAAATATACTTACTAAAAACATCAGGATTGAATTTTACCAAAAGTTTGGCAGGAGCAACGATCGTTGCGGTGCCTTCAATAGATTCGACCTCATTTCTATGAAAgagaaaaaatagttttaaataaactGAATTTTATTAGACTATGTTGTGTTTTAAAAATGAACTTATTATTGATTGATGAAAACCCTGAATTAGTATATAGGTATAAAGTAAAGGTTCCTTGTAGTGCTTGGATAAGCTTTCTTACTTCCAGTTCAATTGCGTATTGACCATCGAAATCTCATCACTGCTAATGGGAGCATAAGTTGCTTTGTTGCATCGAGCACCTTCTTCGAAAAGAAAGAAATATCTTCCGTATTCCCTCCATTCACCAAAATACTGCAAATAATCCAAATGGTTATTTCGTTAGTTATTGATTATAAAtgaattatttgttttaaaagtaGCAaataaataaccttttttttttaggCTAAGCAATGAAATAATGTTATCTGGATATCGATTCTCAGGAGTTGACTATTTTTCTTGGGCGATAGACCCCACGTACACCACAGCCTAcggcaaaaatttgaaaaattggtgTAAGGAGAAACGGTGGGGTTTCCAAGGATaactcgttaaaaaaaaaaataataggatACACCCTTACttctatttatatatatgtttatgtttAAAACTAATACTCACTTCCGTAATATTAAAATTTGGCACAGTTGTTACATTCGGACATTTACCCCATCTTAAAACTTGAGCTgccaccggtgtcgatgtgaaaaaaattacaaaggcCAGCGAGGCACTggaataaaataacataaaaatgtataagtaaaaaaaaacacgacaaaacattatttttataataattttagcCGATATACCTCTGACGAAATCCCAAAATACTttaagaaaatttcgaacttttcacTTCTTTCCACTTGGATTTCTTTGAATTTCTTTGAATAAGAAGCCTTGTAGCTCATTCAGTTTTAGGCTAAACGTCTCTCAAATATCGtactgatttttgacaattttttttcggaagagtgtttcagattttttatataaaataaaaagttatttccTACTTTGTaaagaagaaaatctaaaaaaaaaaaaccttccgAAAAAAAGTTGTCAAAACTCAATATGAGTTTTAAGAGATCTATAGCTTGTTCTtttttagactaaaattgattctGCTATAATGCTCTATAGTCAACAAAATGCAGGGGAATCCAAATGaatagttcgaaattttcgtaaaatatttttcaatttttcgaaaacattttttagCTTGGTTAGCACAGTTAGAGTTGAAGAAAGAAAGAATCACTTATTTTGCCTTACTCACATAAGAAACTTTAAGTTTTCCATTTTGGTTTGAATTTTTCTTGAATGTATACTCAATAAACAACGCGATTAAATAGCACTTTCCTTTTCAACAACGAAACTGTAAATGATATAGCTTCAAATATTTTCACGCCTTTTATATTTACCATCGACTACCCAGTACATGCCTCGGTGACCTCATACACAAAACCAAAAGCAGTGCTGCCAGAAGAAACTTTTAGTGGCAAAtacattgttttgtatttatcaggcctgttctgttttccgactcgttttgaaaagtaaaacgaggctgattccgagtcgatttctttttggtgttctcaattccgattgaaataaatcgtttcgaagtcgatttcgaatcgttttcatttcgagtcgataatcaagcgacacagctgtttttatttattttggttttagataaattaaaattgtgcaaaaatttgaacaaaatgccagcaccaatggttttcggaaatgcaggggcaagaagacgtgcaattgtgcataaaaatcgcaaaaatcgatcgatcgaaattgagaacacgtcggtttcctttcgaccagaatcgctttgtttagcttggaaaatAGACCAAAACTGTTCAAATAAGGctcaaattttgtttgttttcttatgTAAATATTTACCTTAAATGGAGATTTCAAGAAatgtttgtttttataaatttaaacgaAAATCAAACAAGTGATCTCTAAAAGAAACTACTATACCTTTGAGGACGCGCCtgacattgaattcatagctgtaaagctctttttcccgaattttttcttatatatttcttgttcctacATACCGCCTCGGTCAGATATATATGTACGGTTATGATTGCCATAAATCAGTTATCCACAGCCTACATTCTCGTTTGCGTGATAACGATCGCCTAGTGGTTCTTGGGGACTTTAATTTACCATAcgttagttggattggcaacgatgattcaaactttttgactcctgttactcagcatgatttcattgattcgcttatggaattgccgctagttcagattaataacgtggtgaactctaaaaataagttgtcagatttagtttttggtgatagttcaataggtactggtcttagtcgaatccctgccttatccctgcctgaagatcccttgcaccctacacttgaggttacactggacaatttactgcctacgattaatttcatggaagtgttatgacgttctcgttcgagatgttttaaaaaggctaactttgatttgcttaatcaactgttagcttcccacgattggtctgacctttatgcttgtactgatgttgaggctgccacgtctattttttatagttacctaagtgactttattaatcgttgtgttccggttcattttgttaaggctaagagtagtaaaccaccttggttctcgaggcaacttgctaacctgaacaatattaaatcgaggctctttaagcgttttaaaagatctggttcttctgaagatttttctaaatatttagttgcccgttccaatttccaacgcctgaatcaaaactgctacaagtcgtatttaacaagatgcaaaattgagttttttaacaatcctaaaaaattttacgggtttgttaattcaaagcgcagatcttcgggattcccatcatctttgtctttgggtggcgagaatgctagccttgaccatgatattgccgacttattcgcagactttttcaaatcgacctattcgtcaacctgtacc
The DNA window shown above is from Eurosta solidaginis isolate ZX-2024a chromosome 2, ASM4086904v1, whole genome shotgun sequence and carries:
- the LOC137240999 gene encoding apolipoprotein D-like isoform X3, with translation MENLKFLIASLAFVIFFTSTPVAAQVLRWGKCPNVTTVPNFNITEYFGEWREYGRYFFLFEEGARCNKATYAPISSDEISMVNTQLNWKNEVESIEGTATIVAPAKLLVKFNPDVFIYQTEGKYWVLATDYKNYSVVWSCMDLIGLHAEALWILVRSPKPSEDIITKAKNAILTQGISLKGFKITDQSNCN